In the Leptospira limi genome, one interval contains:
- the pepN gene encoding aminopeptidase N: protein MTSSSASPVHKIEDYSPCLWFTPKVHLRFDLDPHLTVVRADYEVKSNGNKISPLFLNGENLEFLSLRVNGRVVDPSEYKITDLGLELMEPPSEVFQLTVENRICPNQNTSLEGLYQSGSMLCTQNEPEGFRKIVYSIDRPDNMMKFTVTIAGDPTYFPVMLSNGNLKEEHPPVSGKREVVWEDPFPKPTYLFALVAGELIETKDEFVTKSGRIVTLKIFVEKGNEEKVSFAFESLKQAMKWDEDTFGLEYDLDLFMIVAVEDFNMGAMENKGLNLFNAKLVLADKKSATDETFESIMAVIGHEYFHNWTGNRVTLRNWFNLTLKEGLTVFRDQWFTEDMTDPAVKRIKDILFLKEHQFPEDQGPMAHPIIPKSYSEMNNFYTVTVYEKGAEVIRLVSQILGREVFKKGLQDYLTRFDGQGVTFEEFISSMERAHGKTIPYLRNWYHRSGTPILHVEEEFDQSSKEWVYQVKDNTDTNLPLVFVNSYAAFDSNGKLITENKRIQEGTIDEIRIKTPNGSESKPIVSFFRGMSSPVLLKSEMTKEEIRILAEHEPDGVSRFFSFQNLIFLWMSESLKDKSKKENLTDVLEIIQSSFKKDWDKTYFSFYLTFPSLIQFCEHLQFFDYKQVEFLRNFAIQTIAETFTKEFQFLYEENRKTIPKQSKEEIGKRRLKNTALYYLLNHPKKSFESLAISQQREAKHMSEEIFALRSLIEIGSKEKEQAISLFYDQWKHNALVLDVWFAAQVATGENRISDLERLEKHSKFNLKNPNKVRSLYFSFARNPLSFHEQEGKGYVVIAERIKQLNGINPQIAAGLTKLFSQSSKQIGNLPMIAKRELEGIQNLPQISKDLGEVVGKIIKSL from the coding sequence ATGACCTCATCCTCTGCATCTCCTGTTCATAAAATAGAAGATTATTCTCCCTGCCTTTGGTTCACCCCAAAGGTTCATTTGCGGTTCGATTTAGACCCCCACCTCACAGTTGTCAGAGCCGATTACGAAGTAAAGTCCAATGGAAACAAAATTTCCCCTTTATTTTTAAATGGGGAAAATTTGGAATTTTTATCCCTGCGAGTGAATGGAAGGGTTGTTGACCCTTCCGAATATAAAATCACCGATTTAGGTTTAGAACTCATGGAACCACCAAGTGAGGTTTTCCAACTCACGGTTGAGAACCGCATTTGCCCCAATCAGAATACAAGTTTAGAAGGATTGTACCAATCTGGATCCATGCTCTGTACACAAAACGAACCAGAAGGTTTTCGTAAGATTGTATATTCCATTGATCGCCCAGACAATATGATGAAGTTTACGGTCACCATTGCCGGTGATCCAACTTATTTTCCTGTTATGTTGTCTAATGGAAATTTAAAAGAAGAACACCCACCAGTGAGTGGCAAAAGAGAAGTGGTATGGGAGGATCCATTCCCAAAACCAACATACTTATTTGCGCTAGTTGCAGGAGAATTAATCGAAACAAAAGACGAGTTTGTTACAAAATCAGGAAGGATTGTCACACTCAAAATTTTTGTCGAAAAGGGTAATGAAGAAAAAGTCAGTTTTGCATTCGAATCCCTAAAACAAGCGATGAAGTGGGATGAGGATACCTTTGGATTGGAATATGATTTAGATTTATTTATGATTGTTGCCGTGGAAGATTTTAACATGGGAGCGATGGAGAATAAAGGTTTAAATCTTTTTAACGCAAAACTTGTACTAGCTGATAAAAAATCGGCAACAGATGAAACCTTTGAATCGATTATGGCAGTGATTGGCCATGAATACTTCCACAATTGGACAGGGAATCGTGTCACCTTACGGAACTGGTTCAATTTAACGTTAAAAGAAGGTCTTACTGTTTTTCGCGACCAATGGTTTACGGAAGACATGACTGACCCCGCTGTCAAACGTATCAAAGATATTTTGTTTTTGAAGGAACACCAATTCCCGGAAGACCAAGGTCCCATGGCTCACCCCATCATTCCAAAATCATATTCGGAAATGAATAATTTTTATACGGTGACAGTGTATGAAAAAGGGGCAGAAGTCATTCGACTGGTTTCGCAAATCCTTGGAAGAGAGGTATTTAAAAAAGGCCTTCAGGATTACCTCACTCGTTTTGATGGCCAAGGTGTCACTTTTGAAGAATTTATCTCCAGTATGGAAAGAGCACACGGTAAAACAATTCCTTATCTAAGGAACTGGTACCACCGAAGTGGGACTCCTATCTTACATGTGGAGGAAGAATTTGACCAAAGTAGTAAAGAATGGGTGTATCAAGTAAAGGACAACACGGATACAAATTTGCCTCTTGTCTTTGTCAATTCATACGCAGCATTTGATTCGAATGGAAAATTGATTACTGAAAACAAACGAATCCAAGAAGGAACTATCGATGAAATCAGAATCAAAACACCAAATGGTTCCGAATCAAAACCAATTGTTTCTTTTTTTCGAGGGATGTCGAGTCCAGTACTTTTAAAATCAGAAATGACAAAAGAAGAGATCCGGATTTTAGCAGAACATGAGCCTGACGGTGTCTCTAGGTTTTTTTCCTTTCAAAACCTAATTTTTTTATGGATGTCTGAAAGCTTAAAGGATAAAAGCAAAAAAGAGAACCTAACCGATGTTTTAGAAATCATTCAATCGAGTTTCAAAAAGGATTGGGACAAAACCTATTTTAGTTTTTACTTAACCTTTCCTTCATTGATTCAGTTTTGTGAACACCTACAATTTTTCGATTATAAACAAGTGGAATTCCTTCGGAATTTTGCCATCCAAACAATTGCAGAAACTTTTACAAAAGAATTTCAGTTTTTGTATGAAGAAAATCGCAAAACGATTCCAAAACAATCCAAGGAAGAAATTGGAAAACGAAGGTTAAAAAATACAGCTCTTTACTATTTGTTAAACCATCCAAAAAAATCGTTTGAAAGCCTTGCCATCTCCCAACAAAGAGAAGCAAAACATATGAGTGAAGAAATTTTTGCGCTTCGTAGCCTAATTGAAATTGGGTCCAAAGAAAAAGAGCAGGCGATTTCCCTTTTTTATGATCAGTGGAAACACAATGCCTTGGTATTAGATGTTTGGTTTGCGGCACAAGTGGCCACTGGTGAAAACCGAATTTCTGACCTAGAACGGTTGGAAAAACACTCCAAATTCAATCTCAAGAATCCGAATAAGGTGAGATCTTTGTATTTTAGTTTTGCGAGAAATCCATTGTCTTTTCATGAACAAGAGGGGAAAGGGTATGTGGTCATTGCAGAACGAATCAAACAATTGAATGGAATCAATCCTCAAATTGCAGCGGGACTTACAAAGTTGTTTTCACAAAGTTCCAAACAAATAGGGAATTTGCCAATGATCGCCAAAAGAGAGTTAGAGGGAATCCAAAACCTCCCCCAAATATCAAAAGATTTAGGAGAGGTAGTGGGGAAAATCATTAAATCACTTTAA
- a CDS encoding YopX family protein — translation MAFTIRFRVWDKQEKEFTQKGFSLTLDGKLLKFGQPIPNEDNYVINCFTGLKDKYDKELYEEDIIEHTVAKGGNLTQHTGVIRYNLEHGAFYLENGPPLLQLFSIRKVGNPYENPILYDLYLKSKS, via the coding sequence ATGGCATTCACAATTCGATTCCGAGTATGGGACAAACAAGAAAAAGAATTCACCCAAAAAGGATTTTCTTTGACCTTAGATGGAAAATTACTAAAATTTGGACAACCCATTCCAAACGAAGATAATTATGTAATTAATTGTTTCACTGGCTTAAAAGATAAGTATGACAAAGAATTGTATGAAGAAGACATCATTGAACATACAGTTGCCAAAGGCGGAAACTTAACTCAACATACAGGCGTTATACGATATAACCTCGAACATGGTGCATTTTATTTAGAAAACGGGCCACCACTCCTGCAATTATTTTCCATTCGCAAAGTGGGTAATCCATATGAAAATCCGATACTGTATGATTTGTATTTAAAAAGTAAATCTTGA
- a CDS encoding tetratricopeptide repeat protein: MICFRILLTILFLFTFPLNANPLLEGYWDAIQKSKEKFELEDDSPKRFQFGFANQSPSFIHKETFNHEVFWFCQKYIEKYHSNYPYPRLKEDIRSHLTDLYGDLSQNFLSGKTSFTCFSGWKNGSSLLKIHFFLNENEFFPYRYDHFNQNGQLYLTEEDETKNGKKDSFTYYASNGCPKEITKDKNDFGGIDEWWYYQNCKLVRIEYDANENGFKERVCYFENNKESYCEGVGEKEEREAVSLEASEKYKEALKFYRKSLVEYKKEVPNGTLRTCSLLRKIANIEYNEREFHSFTKTLDEFFSYRVCESDSLDVLLYKSYYYLYVLNDYSSAKESYKKTAEIYRKVNGEISPEISLNLAYAYLMSKEPKACLMSLEKLNSRRLMAYPRFFLFYYRGSCELSLGNFDEAYTNLKRAQILGGEKVFLPIVYYKLARASYATNRESEGKLWLDQALYLDLDLFPKVEGDPLFLNFLESPSGKTYRSKYYLNKVRKP; encoded by the coding sequence TTGATCTGTTTTCGAATCCTTTTAACGATTCTTTTCCTTTTTACATTCCCTCTAAATGCCAATCCACTTTTAGAGGGTTATTGGGATGCCATTCAAAAATCGAAAGAAAAATTTGAATTAGAGGATGATAGTCCCAAACGATTTCAGTTTGGTTTTGCCAACCAAAGTCCTTCCTTCATTCACAAAGAGACCTTTAATCACGAAGTATTTTGGTTTTGCCAAAAGTACATTGAAAAATACCACTCAAACTACCCTTACCCAAGGCTCAAAGAAGACATACGTTCCCACTTAACTGATTTGTATGGAGATCTTTCCCAAAATTTTTTAAGTGGCAAAACAAGTTTCACATGTTTCTCAGGGTGGAAAAATGGAAGTTCCCTTTTAAAAATTCATTTTTTCCTAAATGAAAATGAATTTTTTCCCTACCGTTATGATCATTTTAACCAAAATGGACAACTGTATCTGACTGAAGAAGATGAAACCAAAAATGGTAAAAAGGATAGTTTTACTTATTATGCCAGTAACGGCTGTCCCAAAGAAATCACAAAAGACAAAAATGATTTTGGAGGCATTGATGAATGGTGGTACTACCAAAACTGTAAACTTGTGAGAATTGAGTATGATGCGAATGAAAATGGTTTTAAAGAAAGAGTCTGTTATTTTGAAAACAATAAAGAATCCTATTGTGAAGGTGTTGGTGAAAAAGAAGAAAGAGAAGCTGTATCTCTAGAAGCTTCTGAAAAATACAAAGAAGCATTAAAATTTTATCGTAAATCCCTTGTTGAATATAAAAAAGAAGTTCCCAATGGAACCCTTCGCACTTGTTCCTTACTTCGAAAAATCGCAAACATTGAATACAATGAAAGGGAATTTCATTCATTCACAAAAACTTTGGATGAATTTTTTTCCTATAGAGTTTGTGAATCTGATTCTTTGGATGTTTTACTTTATAAATCCTATTATTATCTTTATGTTTTAAATGATTATTCTTCTGCAAAGGAAAGTTATAAAAAAACGGCCGAAATTTACCGTAAAGTAAACGGTGAAATTAGTCCCGAAATCTCACTCAATTTGGCTTATGCTTATTTGATGTCAAAGGAACCTAAAGCATGTTTAATGAGTTTAGAAAAACTAAACTCGAGAAGGCTTATGGCATATCCTAGATTTTTCCTTTTTTATTATAGAGGATCCTGTGAATTGAGTTTAGGTAATTTTGACGAGGCTTATACCAATTTAAAACGAGCTCAAATTTTAGGTGGAGAAAAGGTATTTTTACCTATCGTGTATTACAAATTAGCAAGAGCATCCTACGCAACCAATAGAGAAAGTGAAGGAAAACTTTGGTTAGACCAAGCTCTATATCTGGATTTAGACCTCTTCCCAAAAGTAGAAGGAGACCCACTTTTCCTCAACTTTTTAGAATCTCCTAGTGGTAAAACCTACCGATCAAAATATTACTTGAATAAAGTACGAAAGCCGTGA
- a CDS encoding cyclic nucleotide-binding domain-containing protein: MIHPNSPYKRIWDLFVFICITYFAIEVPLRLVFPHKLSAGVTHFERGIQVIFGIDLLLNFFTAILKDRLLIQNKKIVAKTYLKSWFLIDFLSAFPFDLFGGFFFQYFGVTDSLKILRLLRSVRVFELFKSLRMLALGADSEDRFKLLDVINPMTFRLIFFVYWTSLFAHWVACGWIHLSPEFLPDKDITTRYIRSLYWSVTTLTTIGYGDITPTTNRQTIYTMGVMILGVGIYGYVIGNISTLLSNLDISRVTFQEKLNTINSFIKYKKLPPHLANRIRSYYINLWENKHGIDEKEIWDQLPSGIKIDVSMFLHNHLISVVPFFKHAPEELKREVVLELKPAYYMKGDVIFREGDVPHNMYFLSKGHVEVIKEKSGELLATLNSGSFFGEMSLIDDSLRTATIKAGSYCDVYTLSRDAFTEILKHHPSFAGHIQKIAAERKKHQTSFEQKD, from the coding sequence ATGATCCATCCAAATTCTCCCTACAAACGAATCTGGGATCTTTTTGTCTTTATTTGTATCACATACTTCGCCATAGAAGTGCCTCTCCGACTCGTATTCCCTCATAAACTGTCAGCAGGAGTTACCCATTTCGAAAGAGGGATCCAAGTCATTTTTGGAATCGACTTACTTCTCAATTTTTTTACTGCGATCCTAAAGGACAGGCTCCTCATCCAAAACAAAAAAATAGTAGCCAAAACATATTTAAAATCCTGGTTTCTCATCGATTTTTTATCTGCCTTTCCCTTCGATTTATTCGGTGGATTTTTTTTCCAATACTTCGGAGTGACAGACAGTTTAAAAATTTTAAGATTGTTACGATCTGTTAGAGTTTTTGAACTTTTTAAATCCTTACGAATGTTAGCTCTTGGTGCGGACTCGGAAGATCGATTCAAATTATTGGATGTGATCAATCCAATGACCTTTCGATTGATTTTTTTTGTGTATTGGACTTCCCTTTTTGCTCACTGGGTCGCATGTGGTTGGATCCATTTGAGTCCTGAGTTTTTACCAGACAAAGATATAACAACACGTTATATCCGTTCTTTGTATTGGTCGGTTACAACTCTCACAACCATTGGTTATGGGGATATCACCCCTACAACAAATCGACAAACAATTTATACGATGGGTGTGATGATTTTAGGAGTTGGTATTTATGGATATGTGATTGGTAATATTTCCACTTTGTTATCGAATTTGGATATCTCCCGTGTCACTTTCCAAGAAAAATTAAATACAATTAACTCCTTCATTAAATACAAAAAATTACCTCCTCATTTAGCAAATAGGATCAGATCCTACTACATCAATCTTTGGGAAAACAAACACGGGATTGATGAAAAAGAGATCTGGGATCAACTTCCATCGGGAATCAAAATTGATGTATCGATGTTTTTACACAACCATCTGATTTCTGTGGTTCCATTTTTTAAACATGCACCAGAAGAATTAAAACGAGAAGTTGTTCTCGAATTAAAACCTGCTTATTATATGAAAGGAGATGTAATTTTCCGTGAAGGGGATGTCCCGCATAATATGTATTTTTTATCGAAAGGCCATGTAGAAGTGATCAAAGAAAAGTCGGGAGAACTACTCGCTACCTTAAATTCCGGATCTTTTTTTGGTGAGATGAGTTTGATTGACGATTCATTGCGTACTGCTACAATCAAAGCAGGTTCTTATTGTGATGTATATACACTCAGCCGAGATGCATTTACTGAAATTTTAAAACACCATCCAAGTTTCGCAGGACATATCCAAAAAATCGCAGCTGAACGAAAAAAACACCAAACGAGTTTCGAACAGAAAGATTAA
- a CDS encoding ParA family protein — protein sequence MKVISVSNIKGGSGKSTTAAHLACALARRGKTLIVDMDMQGDLTDFSLPDLDLSALDESNVMSVLLGMKKISDCIRKTKHFDVLPSTLSLAKLTKYNPDSTSLCLQFKRSLEEVRKNYQFVVIDTPGSAKHELTTAIYNSELILIPVTPSKWTIRAVNLLLDEITQTETVFSQRKKIAFVPSWFGPSKKHRELLEKLKAIEEIPTLGEIPKSESIKAKTEKQESLKKDTNAWYAFDRLADETIALVDPENSISQIRL from the coding sequence ATGAAGGTGATTTCGGTTTCCAATATCAAAGGGGGAAGTGGTAAATCCACAACAGCAGCCCACTTGGCTTGTGCTTTAGCAAGAAGAGGGAAAACGCTCATTGTTGATATGGACATGCAAGGGGATTTAACTGACTTTTCTTTGCCTGATTTAGATTTATCTGCGCTAGATGAATCGAATGTAATGAGTGTCCTACTCGGAATGAAAAAAATTTCCGATTGTATTCGAAAAACAAAACACTTTGATGTTTTACCTTCCACTCTCAGTTTGGCAAAACTCACAAAATACAATCCTGATTCCACAAGTTTATGCCTTCAATTCAAACGTTCTTTAGAAGAAGTACGTAAAAATTACCAATTTGTTGTGATTGATACTCCGGGTTCGGCAAAACATGAACTTACAACTGCGATTTACAATTCGGAACTGATTTTAATTCCAGTCACACCCAGTAAATGGACCATTCGGGCCGTCAATCTATTGTTAGATGAAATAACACAAACGGAAACAGTTTTTAGTCAAAGGAAAAAAATTGCCTTTGTTCCTTCTTGGTTTGGTCCATCCAAAAAACACCGAGAATTGTTGGAAAAATTAAAAGCCATTGAAGAAATTCCAACATTAGGGGAAATTCCAAAATCAGAATCCATTAAGGCAAAAACAGAAAAACAAGAATCCTTAAAGAAGGACACAAATGCTTGGTATGCATTTGATCGTTTGGCAGACGAAACCATTGCCCTTGTTGACCCGGAAAATTCGATTTCCCAAATTCGATTGTAA
- a CDS encoding AMP-dependent synthetase/ligase has product MKNFTTLNDVFYYAKRTYGSKEMFFAKDNAKNFKGRTFSDIFHEAENLALSLLQMGLQPGDRIGLMADNRTEWAIADIATLLNGAVNVPRGSDSTAQEIEYILSHSESKYCFVEHEKLYDMLKPILSNTKVEKVIILDPNFVSKDSFAISLPTLVKEGESLRKNLPSLELRSKQVKPDDLFTIIYTSGTTGMPKGVMLTHQNMVYNVVKVPPRVGLRSSDRTLSILPVWHIFERAIDYAIIAEGASIAYTNIRDLRDDFQKIKPSFMASAPRLWENLYLGIKQKLEKAPENKKKLFDFAYDICKKFKDGQDYLAGNKLLTKEESPFERMKNTTISIGYVLNLFLLAKVLDGLVFSKIRDVLGGHLIGTISGGGALPSHVDEFFNVIGIPVYEGYGMTECAPIISVRSVGHVVQGSVGKWPDGTVVKIVNEQGESVPKGKMGVIHIKGPQVMKGYYKNEEATKKAIVDGWMNTGDLGFISFNDTLSVRGRVKDTIVLLGGENVEPVPIENLLLENAMINQVIVVGQDQKSLTALIWPDKDRMKEAGLQWKDGEDLNQNKDVRLYYQNIVKKQISSENGFKSFEKLSDFRFLPKAMEVGDELTNLFKMKRNVIHDKYKDLIKSMYN; this is encoded by the coding sequence ATGAAAAATTTCACAACGCTGAATGATGTATTTTATTATGCCAAGAGAACCTATGGTTCCAAGGAGATGTTCTTTGCAAAAGACAATGCAAAAAATTTCAAAGGACGTACTTTTTCCGACATCTTTCACGAAGCAGAAAATTTAGCCTTATCCCTTTTACAAATGGGCTTACAACCTGGAGATCGTATTGGTCTTATGGCTGATAACCGAACCGAATGGGCCATTGCAGACATTGCCACTCTTCTAAATGGAGCAGTCAATGTTCCAAGAGGATCGGACTCCACGGCACAGGAAATCGAATACATCCTAAGCCATTCCGAAAGTAAGTATTGTTTTGTAGAACATGAAAAACTCTACGACATGCTCAAGCCAATATTATCCAATACAAAAGTGGAAAAGGTGATCATCTTAGATCCAAACTTTGTCTCTAAAGATTCTTTTGCGATTAGTTTACCAACACTAGTGAAGGAAGGTGAATCACTTCGAAAGAACCTTCCTTCTTTAGAATTACGATCCAAACAAGTAAAACCAGATGATTTATTTACCATCATTTATACTTCCGGTACAACAGGAATGCCAAAGGGTGTGATGTTAACCCACCAAAATATGGTGTACAATGTGGTAAAGGTTCCGCCTCGAGTCGGCCTTAGGTCCTCTGACCGAACACTTTCCATCTTACCTGTATGGCATATTTTTGAAAGAGCCATTGATTATGCGATCATTGCAGAAGGTGCTTCCATCGCCTATACAAACATTAGAGACCTACGTGACGATTTTCAAAAAATCAAACCAAGTTTTATGGCATCCGCTCCGAGACTTTGGGAAAACTTATACTTAGGTATCAAACAAAAACTGGAAAAGGCTCCAGAAAACAAAAAGAAACTTTTTGATTTTGCATATGATATCTGTAAAAAATTCAAAGATGGACAAGATTATTTAGCAGGAAATAAATTACTCACTAAAGAAGAGTCTCCATTTGAAAGGATGAAAAACACTACCATCTCCATTGGTTATGTGCTCAATTTATTTTTACTCGCTAAAGTTCTGGATGGACTCGTGTTTTCCAAAATCAGAGATGTTTTAGGTGGCCATTTGATTGGAACCATTTCAGGTGGTGGCGCTTTACCTTCCCATGTAGACGAATTTTTTAATGTCATTGGGATCCCTGTCTATGAAGGGTATGGAATGACAGAATGTGCCCCCATTATCTCTGTTAGGTCCGTTGGACATGTTGTCCAAGGTTCAGTTGGAAAATGGCCTGATGGAACAGTAGTCAAAATTGTGAATGAACAAGGAGAATCTGTTCCCAAAGGAAAAATGGGTGTCATTCATATCAAAGGACCTCAAGTGATGAAGGGTTATTACAAAAACGAAGAAGCCACAAAAAAAGCAATCGTAGATGGTTGGATGAATACAGGTGACCTAGGTTTTATTTCCTTTAATGATACACTTTCAGTTCGTGGAAGAGTGAAAGACACGATTGTATTACTTGGTGGAGAAAACGTAGAACCAGTTCCCATTGAAAATTTACTTTTAGAAAATGCCATGATCAACCAAGTGATTGTGGTAGGCCAAGACCAAAAATCCTTAACAGCTTTGATTTGGCCTGATAAAGACCGAATGAAGGAAGCCGGATTACAATGGAAAGATGGTGAGGACCTCAACCAAAATAAGGATGTAAGGTTGTATTACCAAAACATTGTTAAAAAACAAATCTCTTCTGAAAATGGATTCAAATCATTTGAAAAACTCTCTGATTTTCGTTTTTTACCGAAAGCGATGGAAGTTGGTGATGAACTCACCAACCTTTTCAAAATGAAACGAAATGTCATACATGACAAGTACAAAGATCTCATAAAATCAATGTATAATTAA
- a CDS encoding EAL domain-containing response regulator, giving the protein MNEKPYILCIDDEFFILWNLKEQLKKVFGSGFTIETAESAETAKEIMKEIDSSGADLAVVICDHVMPGQKGDEFLIEMQKTHPRTKKIMLTGQAPAQAIGNALNHGCLYRYLSKPWDAHDLELTIKQAIDAFFQEKSLEEKNKELADSLYFHRDTKFPNFESLAKELKNNKFANTNQTILLIKIVTFPTIIKTFGIEVYRKIFRKLLQLLTVHLQNEHKVFHLYSDEIAILSNLSEQALVDTIRSFRMMLKSDEFYLDGVGFHLDCRYASATGQEDCYYKAKLALFQAEIQNSMDFVSYTEDLSTDHHLQNFQLSQKIHSAISNKQIVPFFQGILDNQTKEIRKFECLARIKDRDTILTPDVFLKLAKVTGSIRMIGLQMIDESMQYFSNFPYDFSINLTESELEYKSFSKWVESRLSHYKIDPTRVTFEILEDISFSEHKHSLSTIKDLKTIGCQIAIDDFGVQYSNLARLLEFNPDYLKIDGKFIKNLPENKTAYLLVQGIVDLARGIGAKVVAEFVDRPAIQDLVESLGIDYSQGYLFMKPSASIPESASLKL; this is encoded by the coding sequence TTGAACGAAAAACCTTACATCTTATGCATTGATGATGAATTCTTTATCCTCTGGAACCTGAAAGAACAGCTAAAGAAAGTCTTTGGTTCAGGGTTTACCATAGAAACTGCCGAAAGCGCAGAAACTGCCAAAGAAATTATGAAAGAAATTGATAGCAGTGGAGCTGATTTAGCGGTTGTCATCTGCGACCATGTGATGCCAGGCCAAAAAGGTGATGAATTTCTCATCGAAATGCAAAAAACCCATCCCCGTACCAAAAAAATCATGTTAACGGGACAGGCTCCTGCACAGGCCATCGGGAATGCACTCAATCATGGATGTTTATACCGATACTTATCCAAACCATGGGATGCACATGATTTGGAACTCACCATCAAACAGGCAATCGACGCTTTTTTCCAAGAAAAATCATTGGAAGAAAAAAACAAAGAATTAGCAGATTCTTTGTATTTCCACCGTGATACAAAATTTCCAAATTTTGAATCCCTAGCAAAAGAACTCAAAAACAATAAGTTTGCCAACACTAACCAAACGATTTTACTCATTAAAATTGTTACCTTCCCAACAATCATTAAAACATTTGGGATAGAAGTGTATCGTAAGATTTTTCGCAAATTATTGCAGCTTCTCACAGTACATTTACAGAATGAACACAAGGTTTTCCATTTGTATTCGGATGAAATTGCAATCCTGTCCAACCTCTCTGAACAAGCATTAGTTGATACCATTCGAAGTTTCCGAATGATGCTCAAATCTGATGAATTTTATTTGGATGGTGTCGGTTTCCATTTGGATTGTAGATATGCATCAGCCACGGGACAGGAAGATTGTTATTACAAAGCAAAACTTGCACTCTTCCAAGCAGAAATACAAAACTCAATGGATTTTGTATCTTATACAGAAGATTTATCAACAGACCACCACTTACAAAACTTCCAACTCAGTCAAAAAATCCATTCTGCCATTTCCAATAAGCAGATTGTTCCTTTTTTCCAAGGAATTTTAGACAACCAAACAAAGGAAATACGAAAATTTGAATGTTTAGCAAGGATTAAAGACAGAGATACAATTTTAACACCAGATGTATTTTTGAAATTAGCAAAAGTCACAGGAAGCATTCGCATGATTGGCTTACAAATGATTGATGAGTCCATGCAGTATTTTTCCAATTTCCCTTACGATTTTTCGATCAACTTAACCGAATCAGAATTAGAATATAAAAGTTTTAGCAAATGGGTTGAATCAAGGCTCTCCCATTACAAAATAGATCCTACACGTGTGACCTTCGAAATCTTAGAAGACATCAGTTTTTCAGAACACAAACATAGTTTATCCACCATTAAGGATTTAAAAACGATAGGTTGCCAAATAGCGATCGATGATTTTGGCGTACAATATTCGAACTTAGCTAGATTATTGGAATTTAACCCTGATTATTTGAAAATTGACGGTAAGTTCATCAAAAATCTTCCTGAAAACAAAACAGCATACTTATTAGTACAAGGTATAGTAGACTTAGCACGAGGAATTGGTGCAAAAGTAGTTGCCGAATTTGTAGACCGCCCCGCCATACAAGATTTAGTTGAGTCTTTGGGAATTGATTATTCCCAAGGGTATTTGTTTATGAAACCCTCTGCTTCCATTCCAGAATCTGCTAGTCTCAAATTATAA
- a CDS encoding RNA recognition motif domain-containing protein — protein sequence MVSNKIYVGNLKFSLKEENIRQIFSVYGVIQDLKMIHDRETGNFRGFAFITYANPSEAEEAVAQMNGQPVDGRNLKVTFAEDKRKEKQN from the coding sequence ATGGTTTCAAATAAAATTTATGTAGGGAATTTAAAATTTTCCCTCAAGGAAGAGAATATCCGGCAAATTTTTTCAGTGTATGGAGTGATCCAAGATTTGAAAATGATACATGATCGTGAGACAGGTAATTTTAGAGGGTTTGCTTTTATCACATATGCAAATCCAAGTGAGGCGGAAGAAGCTGTGGCCCAAATGAATGGACAACCTGTGGATGGTCGCAACCTAAAAGTTACGTTCGCCGAGGACAAAAGAAAAGAAAAACAGAATTAA